The following proteins come from a genomic window of Stigmatopora nigra isolate UIUO_SnigA chromosome 9, RoL_Snig_1.1, whole genome shotgun sequence:
- the LOC144201270 gene encoding integrin alpha-6-like isoform X1, translating to MPSGAWVLLAFLLGCGPLSWAFNLDTEDVVRKNGEPNSLFGFSLAMHRQLQPTDKRMLLVGAPRAKGYSSQTAKVTGGLYNCDASSSSEGCVRVDFDEDEDLKSESKENQWMGVTVNSQGPGGKIVTCAHRYQRRNNVGSPIESRDIIGRCYVLSQDLQIDPLSEEDGGSWHFCNNRPRGHELFGSCQQGLSATFDKDYHYFIFGAPGAYNWKGVVRLEQKNFTLIELGIYDDGPFEAGDDKEMNPDLVPAPASSYLGFSLDSSKRLTKKGHLTVVAGAPRANHSGAVVFLKKGPETSNILLQEHTLEGEGLASSFGYDLAVLDLNGDGWDDIVVGAPQYFEKDGEIGGAVYVFVNKGGKWDKVTPIRIDGPQDSMFGLAVENMGDVNQDGYHDFAVGAPYDDDTSGSVYIYHGSAKGLESTKASQILSGKPMGVKTFGYSLAGNMDLDKNSYPDLAVGSLSDAVFIYKASPVIAVKKEVSFTPKEIDLTKKNCGNKFCMNVEACFTYTANPQSYSPRLTVAYTLKVDADQRKKKLLPRASFTQQSGAESGYESKGTVVLDTKGRKQCITRQLAIQDNIRDKLRGVPIDVDVEIQNANRKRRQSSGDVPPVLDAKDKIPTRGEVQFTKEGCGSDNICRSNLKVAHRYGYMATKDEAFGPFPLENGVPVISLSKLKEIVLEVKVTNRNGDDAHEASVVASLPQTLTYSSFRGPPNAVTCTANKNGSIAACELGNPFKRDSETTFYIFLGTAGISLNTTEFEIQLQPGTTSEQAALNAVQAKANVAITLQLTITGQAQPSQVQFSGKVKDSHSMKTENDMGIPITHQIRIINMGRRLSDVGTASLHIDWPKSSEHDKWLLYLTKISATGVDHMECTPKSEINPLKKEVNRMKRASEKKQESEEGIISRLVDNKNAKILSCDNGAKCVKIMCPLRGMDSNAVVTLHSRLWNSTLLAHYSKLHHVEVIVKAVLHVESTRKNMVLQNAQTQMKLTAFPDRHEARSGGVPWWIIFLSVLLALLLLALLIFLLWKCGFFERTRRRDAIPRYNAVRITREEQRGKNPEEKPRTSDRRRQPAHYS from the exons ATGCCCAGTGGCGCGTGGGTGCTGCTGGCCTTCCTGCTGGGATGCGGCCCGCTCTCGTGGGCCTTCAACCTGGACACCGAGGACGTGGTGCGCAAGAACGGCGAGCCCAACAGCCTCTTCGGCTTCTCATTGGCCATGCACCGACAACTTCAACCCACGGATAAACGAAT GCTATTGGTGGGCGCCCCAAGAGCCAAAGGATATAGCAGTCAAACGGCCAAAGTGACGGGCGGTCTATACAACTGCGACGCCAGTTCGTCCTCCGAGGGATGCGTGCGGGTGGACTTTGACGAAGACG AGGACCTGAAAAGCGAGAGCAAAGAGAACCAGTGGATGGGAGTGACCGTCAACAGTCAGGGCCCGGGAGGCAAGATTGTG ACGTGCGCTCACCGATACCAACGGCGGAACAACGTGGGGAGCCCCATCGAGTCCCGCGACATCATCGGCCGCTGCTACGTGCTGAGTCAGGACTTGCAAATCGACCCGCTGTCCGAAGAAGACGGCGGGAGCTGGCACTTCTGCAACAACAGGCCGCGAGGTCACGAGCTCTTCGGTTCCTGCCAGCAGGGCCTCTCGGCCACCTTCGACAAGGACTACCATTACTTCATCTTCGGGGCTCCCGGAGCCTACAACTGGAAAG GCGTGGTGCGTCTGGAACAAAAGAACTTCACCCTGATCGAGCTGGGCATTTATGACGACGGGCCTTTTGAGGCGGGCGACGACAAGGAGATGAACCCTGACCTCGTCCCCGCTCCTGCTAGCAGCTACCTCG GTTTCTCTCTGGACTCCAGCAAACGTCTGACCAAGAAGGGCCATTTGACGGTGGTGGCCGGGGCGCCCAGGGCCAATCACAGCGGCGCCGTGGTCTTCCTCAAGAAAGGCCCCGAAACCTCCAACATCCTCCTGCAGGAGCACACGCTGGAAGGGGAGGGGCTGGCCTCCTCTTTCGGATACGACTTGGCCGTGCTGGACCTCAATGGGGACGG CTGGGATGACATTGTGGTGGGAGCGCCTCAGTACTTCGAGAAGGACGGCGAGATCGGCGGCGCCGTCTACGTCTTTGTCAACAAAGGCGGGAAGTGGGACAAGGTCACGCCCATCAGAATAGACGGACCCCAGGACTCCATGTTCGGCCTGGCCGTGGAAAATATGGGAGACGTCAACCAGGACGGTTATCATG attTTGCCGTGGGAGCACCTTACGACGATGACACATCGGGAAGCGTCTACATCTATCACGGCTCCGCCAAAGGACTGGAATCCACCAAAGCATCTCAG ATTTTATCCGGCAAGCCAATGGGAGTCAAGACGTTTGGCTACTCTCTAGCGGGCAACATGGATCTGGACAAGAACTCCTACCCCGACCTGGCCGTGGGTTCCCTCTCGGACGCCGTCTTCATCTACAA AGCCAGTCCGGTCATTGCcgtcaaaaaggaagtcagctTCACGCCCAAAGAAATCGACCTGACCAAGAAGAACTGCGGTAATAAATTCTG cATGAATGTGGAAGCTTGCTTCACCTACACTGCCAACCCCCAAAGCTATTCTCCCAGACTGA CCGTGGCGTACACCCTGAAAGTCGACGCGGACCAGAGGAAGAAGAAGCTCCTCCCCAGGGCCTCCTTCACTCAGCAGTCGGGCGCGGAAAGCGGCTACGAGTCCAAAGGCACCGTGGTCCTGGACACCAAAGGGAGGAAGCAGTGCATCACGCGCCAGCTGGCCATACAG GACAATATTCGGGACAAACTTCGAGGCGTCCCCATCGACGTGGACGTGGAGATCCAGAATGCCAACCGCAAACGGAGACAGAGCTCGGGTGATGTCCCGCCCGTGTTGGACGCTAAAGACAAAATTCCCACACGAGGAGAG GTGCAATTTACCAAAGAAGGCTGCGGCAGCGACAACATTTGCCGCAGCAACTTGAAAGTGGCGCATCGTTACGGCTACATGGCCACCAAGGACGAAGCTTTCGGGCCGTTTCCGCT GGAGAACGGCGTGCCGGTGATCTCGCTGAGCAAGCTGAAGGAAATCGTCTTGGAGGTCAAGGTGACCAATCGCAACGGAGACGACGCGCACGAGGCCTCTGTGGTGGCTTCCCTTCCACAGACCCTGACTTACTCGTCCTTCCGCGGCCCGCCTAAC GCCGTAACCTGCACGGCCAACAAGAACGGCTCCATCGCCGCCTGCGAACTCGGAAATCCCTTCAAACGGGATTCGGAG ACCACCTTCTACATTTTTCTGGGAACGGCAGGCATTTCATTGAACACCACCGAGTTTGAGATTCAGCTTCAACCTGGAAC AACCAGCGAGCAGGCCGCGCTGAACGCCGTCCAAGCCAAAGCCAACGTGGCCATCACCTTGCAGCTGACCATCACGGG GCAAGCTCAGCCCTCCCAGGTCCAGTTTTCCGGAaaggtcaaagattcacacagcaTGAAGACGGAAAACGACATGGGCATTCCCATCACGCATCAGATCCGA ATTATTAACATGGGGAGGCGCCTGAGCGACGTGGGCACGGCCTCGCTGCACATCGACTGGCCCAAGAGCAGCGAGCACGACAAGTGGCTGCTCTACCTGACCAAGATCAGCGCCACGGGCGTGGATCACATGGAGTGCACGCCCAAATCCGAGATCAACCCTCTTAAAAAG GAAGTCAACAGGATGAAGAGAGCCTCAGAAAAGAAGCAAGAGAGCGAGGAAGGAATCATTTCGCGTTTGGTGGACAATAAGAACGCCAAGATTCTG TCGTGTGACAACGGAGCCAAGTGCGTGAAAATCATGTGTCCCCTGCGAGGAATGGACAGCAACGCCGTGGTCACCCTTCACTCGCGCCTGTGGAACAGCACCCTCTTGGCG CACTACAGCAAGTTGCATCACGTGGAAGTGATCGTCAAAGCCGTTCTCCACGTGGAAAGTACGAGGAAGAACATGGTGCTGCAGAATGCGCAAACGCAG ATGAAACTGACGGCGTTCCCCGATAGGCACGAGGCTCGATCCGGAGGCGTTCCGTGGTGGATCATTTTCCTTTCCGTTCTTCTGGCTCTGCTCTTGCTGGCCCTTTTGATTTTCCTTCTCTGGAAg TGCGGCTTCTTCGAGCGGACCCGACGGCGAGACGCCATCCCCCGTTACAACGCCGTTCGCATCACGCGCGAGGAGCAACGTGGCAAAAACCCAGAAGAGAAACCCCGAACGAGCGACCGGCGTCGCCAGCCAGCGCATTATTCTTAG
- the LOC144201270 gene encoding integrin alpha-6-like isoform X2 — MPSGAWVLLAFLLGCGPLSWAFNLDTEDVVRKNGEPNSLFGFSLAMHRQLQPTDKRMLLVGAPRAKGYSSQTAKVTGGLYNCDASSSSEGCVRVDFDEDEDLKSESKENQWMGVTVNSQGPGGKIVTCAHRYQRRNNVGSPIESRDIIGRCYVLSQDLQIDPLSEEDGGSWHFCNNRPRGHELFGSCQQGLSATFDKDYHYFIFGAPGAYNWKGVVRLEQKNFTLIELGIYDDGPFEAGDDKEMNPDLVPAPASSYLGFSLDSSKRLTKKGHLTVVAGAPRANHSGAVVFLKKGPETSNILLQEHTLEGEGLASSFGYDLAVLDLNGDGWDDIVVGAPQYFEKDGEIGGAVYVFVNKGGKWDKVTPIRIDGPQDSMFGLAVENMGDVNQDGYHDFAVGAPYDDDTSGSVYIYHGSAKGLESTKASQILSGKPMGVKTFGYSLAGNMDLDKNSYPDLAVGSLSDAVFIYKASPVIAVKKEVSFTPKEIDLTKKNCGNKFCMNVEACFTYTANPQSYSPRLTVAYTLKVDADQRKKKLLPRASFTQQSGAESGYESKGTVVLDTKGRKQCITRQLAIQDNIRDKLRGVPIDVDVEIQNANRKRRQSSGDVPPVLDAKDKIPTRGEVQFTKEGCGSDNICRSNLKVAHRYGYMATKDEAFGPFPLENGVPVISLSKLKEIVLEVKVTNRNGDDAHEASVVASLPQTLTYSSFRGPPNAVTCTANKNGSIAACELGNPFKRDSETTFYIFLGTAGISLNTTEFEIQLQPGTTSEQAALNAVQAKANVAITLQLTITGQAQPSQVQFSGKVKDSHSMKTENDMGIPITHQIRIINMGRRLSDVGTASLHIDWPKSSEHDKWLLYLTKISATGVDHMECTPKSEINPLKKEVNRMKRASEKKQESEEGIISRLVDNKNAKILSCDNGAKCVKIMCPLRGMDSNAVVTLHSRLWNSTLLAHYSKLHHVEVIVKAVLHVESTRKNMVLQNAQTQMKLTAFPDRHEARSGGVPWWIIFLSVLLALLLLALLIFLLWKCGVFGKKNKQEYSEKEKLTTNA, encoded by the exons ATGCCCAGTGGCGCGTGGGTGCTGCTGGCCTTCCTGCTGGGATGCGGCCCGCTCTCGTGGGCCTTCAACCTGGACACCGAGGACGTGGTGCGCAAGAACGGCGAGCCCAACAGCCTCTTCGGCTTCTCATTGGCCATGCACCGACAACTTCAACCCACGGATAAACGAAT GCTATTGGTGGGCGCCCCAAGAGCCAAAGGATATAGCAGTCAAACGGCCAAAGTGACGGGCGGTCTATACAACTGCGACGCCAGTTCGTCCTCCGAGGGATGCGTGCGGGTGGACTTTGACGAAGACG AGGACCTGAAAAGCGAGAGCAAAGAGAACCAGTGGATGGGAGTGACCGTCAACAGTCAGGGCCCGGGAGGCAAGATTGTG ACGTGCGCTCACCGATACCAACGGCGGAACAACGTGGGGAGCCCCATCGAGTCCCGCGACATCATCGGCCGCTGCTACGTGCTGAGTCAGGACTTGCAAATCGACCCGCTGTCCGAAGAAGACGGCGGGAGCTGGCACTTCTGCAACAACAGGCCGCGAGGTCACGAGCTCTTCGGTTCCTGCCAGCAGGGCCTCTCGGCCACCTTCGACAAGGACTACCATTACTTCATCTTCGGGGCTCCCGGAGCCTACAACTGGAAAG GCGTGGTGCGTCTGGAACAAAAGAACTTCACCCTGATCGAGCTGGGCATTTATGACGACGGGCCTTTTGAGGCGGGCGACGACAAGGAGATGAACCCTGACCTCGTCCCCGCTCCTGCTAGCAGCTACCTCG GTTTCTCTCTGGACTCCAGCAAACGTCTGACCAAGAAGGGCCATTTGACGGTGGTGGCCGGGGCGCCCAGGGCCAATCACAGCGGCGCCGTGGTCTTCCTCAAGAAAGGCCCCGAAACCTCCAACATCCTCCTGCAGGAGCACACGCTGGAAGGGGAGGGGCTGGCCTCCTCTTTCGGATACGACTTGGCCGTGCTGGACCTCAATGGGGACGG CTGGGATGACATTGTGGTGGGAGCGCCTCAGTACTTCGAGAAGGACGGCGAGATCGGCGGCGCCGTCTACGTCTTTGTCAACAAAGGCGGGAAGTGGGACAAGGTCACGCCCATCAGAATAGACGGACCCCAGGACTCCATGTTCGGCCTGGCCGTGGAAAATATGGGAGACGTCAACCAGGACGGTTATCATG attTTGCCGTGGGAGCACCTTACGACGATGACACATCGGGAAGCGTCTACATCTATCACGGCTCCGCCAAAGGACTGGAATCCACCAAAGCATCTCAG ATTTTATCCGGCAAGCCAATGGGAGTCAAGACGTTTGGCTACTCTCTAGCGGGCAACATGGATCTGGACAAGAACTCCTACCCCGACCTGGCCGTGGGTTCCCTCTCGGACGCCGTCTTCATCTACAA AGCCAGTCCGGTCATTGCcgtcaaaaaggaagtcagctTCACGCCCAAAGAAATCGACCTGACCAAGAAGAACTGCGGTAATAAATTCTG cATGAATGTGGAAGCTTGCTTCACCTACACTGCCAACCCCCAAAGCTATTCTCCCAGACTGA CCGTGGCGTACACCCTGAAAGTCGACGCGGACCAGAGGAAGAAGAAGCTCCTCCCCAGGGCCTCCTTCACTCAGCAGTCGGGCGCGGAAAGCGGCTACGAGTCCAAAGGCACCGTGGTCCTGGACACCAAAGGGAGGAAGCAGTGCATCACGCGCCAGCTGGCCATACAG GACAATATTCGGGACAAACTTCGAGGCGTCCCCATCGACGTGGACGTGGAGATCCAGAATGCCAACCGCAAACGGAGACAGAGCTCGGGTGATGTCCCGCCCGTGTTGGACGCTAAAGACAAAATTCCCACACGAGGAGAG GTGCAATTTACCAAAGAAGGCTGCGGCAGCGACAACATTTGCCGCAGCAACTTGAAAGTGGCGCATCGTTACGGCTACATGGCCACCAAGGACGAAGCTTTCGGGCCGTTTCCGCT GGAGAACGGCGTGCCGGTGATCTCGCTGAGCAAGCTGAAGGAAATCGTCTTGGAGGTCAAGGTGACCAATCGCAACGGAGACGACGCGCACGAGGCCTCTGTGGTGGCTTCCCTTCCACAGACCCTGACTTACTCGTCCTTCCGCGGCCCGCCTAAC GCCGTAACCTGCACGGCCAACAAGAACGGCTCCATCGCCGCCTGCGAACTCGGAAATCCCTTCAAACGGGATTCGGAG ACCACCTTCTACATTTTTCTGGGAACGGCAGGCATTTCATTGAACACCACCGAGTTTGAGATTCAGCTTCAACCTGGAAC AACCAGCGAGCAGGCCGCGCTGAACGCCGTCCAAGCCAAAGCCAACGTGGCCATCACCTTGCAGCTGACCATCACGGG GCAAGCTCAGCCCTCCCAGGTCCAGTTTTCCGGAaaggtcaaagattcacacagcaTGAAGACGGAAAACGACATGGGCATTCCCATCACGCATCAGATCCGA ATTATTAACATGGGGAGGCGCCTGAGCGACGTGGGCACGGCCTCGCTGCACATCGACTGGCCCAAGAGCAGCGAGCACGACAAGTGGCTGCTCTACCTGACCAAGATCAGCGCCACGGGCGTGGATCACATGGAGTGCACGCCCAAATCCGAGATCAACCCTCTTAAAAAG GAAGTCAACAGGATGAAGAGAGCCTCAGAAAAGAAGCAAGAGAGCGAGGAAGGAATCATTTCGCGTTTGGTGGACAATAAGAACGCCAAGATTCTG TCGTGTGACAACGGAGCCAAGTGCGTGAAAATCATGTGTCCCCTGCGAGGAATGGACAGCAACGCCGTGGTCACCCTTCACTCGCGCCTGTGGAACAGCACCCTCTTGGCG CACTACAGCAAGTTGCATCACGTGGAAGTGATCGTCAAAGCCGTTCTCCACGTGGAAAGTACGAGGAAGAACATGGTGCTGCAGAATGCGCAAACGCAG ATGAAACTGACGGCGTTCCCCGATAGGCACGAGGCTCGATCCGGAGGCGTTCCGTGGTGGATCATTTTCCTTTCCGTTCTTCTGGCTCTGCTCTTGCTGGCCCTTTTGATTTTCCTTCTCTGGAAg TGCGGAGTCTTTGGGAAAAAGAACAAACAGGAATACTCAGAAAAAGAGAAGCTGACCACAAAtgcgtaa